One genomic window of Candidatus Nanohalobium constans includes the following:
- a CDS encoding NgoPII family restriction endonuclease gives MVNILDALLNYAEMDDRDMSEIYSSSNRINRVGDRLEYFTMDLFCGSFDIETKDEKEKKYSKHFSWLGNKNHPPDFMIENGEAFEVKKTTSKAGSIQLNSSHPHQKLKSSNERITNSCQKCEDHLGGWNEKELVYILGRVPRGEDNLDFIWMVYGDCWAAPEQVYENLSNKLSKKTSQAVGELDYGDLSSQTNEIGKVHDADPLGRTKLRIRGMWTMSHPANYFSQHIENYKHKIEEKQPLFAVMKKSKYQEIPEDKIKAIEEQENIKYQEIQAPDPANPANRINALIFEIED, from the coding sequence ATGGTTAATATTCTGGATGCTTTACTGAATTATGCAGAAATGGATGACAGAGACATGAGCGAAATATACTCCAGCAGTAACAGGATTAACAGGGTTGGTGATAGACTGGAGTACTTTACTATGGACCTGTTCTGCGGATCTTTTGACATAGAAACCAAGGATGAAAAAGAGAAAAAGTATTCAAAACATTTCTCGTGGCTTGGAAACAAGAACCATCCTCCAGACTTCATGATAGAGAATGGGGAAGCATTTGAGGTGAAGAAGACAACTTCAAAAGCAGGCTCAATACAGCTCAACAGTTCACACCCGCATCAAAAACTCAAGAGCTCCAATGAAAGAATAACAAACTCATGCCAAAAATGCGAAGACCATCTTGGTGGCTGGAATGAAAAAGAACTGGTGTACATCCTGGGAAGAGTGCCGAGGGGCGAAGACAACCTGGACTTCATCTGGATGGTTTACGGCGACTGCTGGGCAGCACCAGAACAAGTATACGAAAACCTTTCAAACAAGCTCTCCAAGAAGACAAGCCAAGCAGTAGGAGAACTAGACTATGGAGACCTAAGCTCACAGACCAATGAAATTGGAAAAGTCCACGACGCAGACCCACTAGGCAGAACAAAACTACGGATCAGAGGCATGTGGACAATGTCACACCCTGCCAACTACTTCTCACAACACATAGAAAACTACAAACACAAAATAGAAGAAAAACAACCGCTTTTCGCAGTTATGAAAAAATCAAAATACCAAGAAATACCTGAGGACAAAATAAAAGCAATAGAAGAACAGGAAAACATCAAATACCAGGAAATCCAAGCGCCGGATCCTGCAAACCCAGCAAACAGAATCAATGCTTTAATATTTGAGATAGAAGACTGA
- a CDS encoding AAA family ATPase → MTELKPEKVRPEKLENFHGQDGKTRRIIGRVVETGELNADLLLHGPKGTGKTTAAEMMAKALVEHEMHWDRIDCSKRNSPKAIVNTINNILETASMDTDEQRVLVLDQVDQLRSDFHEGIQQAVDSRQRVIATAKNPDSLEVSIGAELEFELLSQEEVKKILQDINQHRKLGITSEKIQDIAEMSDGEARRPIQELGLETG, encoded by the coding sequence GTGACAGAACTGAAACCGGAGAAGGTTCGACCAGAGAAACTTGAGAACTTCCACGGACAGGATGGGAAAACCCGGAGAATTATTGGAAGAGTTGTAGAAACAGGAGAACTTAACGCTGATCTACTTCTTCACGGGCCGAAAGGTACTGGGAAGACAACTGCGGCAGAGATGATGGCTAAGGCCCTTGTTGAACATGAGATGCACTGGGACAGGATTGACTGTTCTAAGCGAAATAGTCCGAAAGCCATCGTCAACACAATCAACAACATTCTTGAAACTGCATCTATGGACACAGACGAACAGAGAGTGCTAGTACTTGACCAGGTAGATCAGCTACGATCTGATTTCCATGAAGGCATACAGCAGGCAGTAGACTCAAGACAGAGAGTAATTGCTACTGCTAAAAATCCAGACAGTCTGGAAGTTTCAATAGGTGCAGAGTTGGAATTTGAACTTCTTTCTCAAGAAGAAGTCAAGAAAATCTTGCAAGACATCAATCAACACAGAAAACTTGGTATTACTAGTGAGAAAATCCAAGATATTGCAGAGATGTCAGATGGTGAAGCCAGAAGACCTATACAGGAGCTAGGTCTAGAAACAGGGTGA
- a CDS encoding DNA cytosine methyltransferase — protein sequence MNEGDKIISLFSGCGGLDLGFSKAGYEIVFATDYADFLKETYDQNHETELKIEDIRELDYDKLPECDGIIGGPPCQSWSLASNHLRGSDDERGAVFYNYIEIIQHKKPKFFVAENVPGIISKTNIDEFKEIIQKFKEIGYNVKYKKMNASYHNVPQERKRVIIVGIRDDIDFNYEFPEGTEEKMGQEVLKGMPESKPTEGEPHKPEELELPNHEHYIGSYSSRYMSRNRVRNWDEPAYTVQANARHQKIHPKAPKMEKIEKDNWKFKEGHEDEYRRYSIREAAKLQTFPDNFKLKYDKIRDGYKMIGNAVPVNLAKTIAKSIQGKNTNQKPTIQEFT from the coding sequence ATGAACGAAGGAGACAAAATCATATCCCTCTTCTCCGGATGCGGAGGACTGGATCTCGGCTTCTCAAAAGCAGGCTACGAAATAGTATTCGCCACAGACTACGCAGACTTCCTCAAAGAAACATACGACCAAAACCACGAAACAGAACTAAAAATAGAAGACATCAGAGAACTAGACTACGACAAACTCCCCGAATGCGACGGAATAATCGGAGGACCGCCATGCCAAAGCTGGTCCCTAGCAAGCAACCACCTCAGAGGAAGCGACGACGAAAGAGGAGCAGTATTCTACAACTACATAGAAATCATCCAACACAAAAAACCAAAATTCTTCGTAGCCGAAAACGTACCAGGAATAATCTCCAAAACAAACATAGACGAATTCAAAGAAATAATCCAGAAATTCAAAGAAATAGGCTACAACGTAAAATACAAGAAAATGAACGCCTCCTACCACAACGTCCCACAGGAAAGAAAAAGAGTCATAATCGTAGGAATAAGAGACGACATCGACTTCAACTACGAATTCCCTGAAGGCACAGAAGAAAAAATGGGGCAAGAAGTACTGAAAGGAATGCCAGAATCCAAACCCACAGAAGGAGAACCACACAAACCAGAAGAACTAGAACTCCCCAACCACGAACACTACATAGGAAGCTACTCATCAAGATACATGTCCAGAAACCGGGTAAGAAACTGGGACGAACCCGCATACACAGTCCAAGCAAACGCAAGACACCAAAAAATACACCCAAAAGCACCAAAAATGGAGAAAATAGAAAAAGACAACTGGAAATTCAAAGAAGGACACGAAGACGAATACCGCAGATACAGCATACGAGAAGCAGCCAAACTACAAACATTCCCAGACAACTTCAAACTAAAATACGACAAAATCAGAGACGGCTACAAAATGATAGGAAACGCAGTACCCGTAAACCTAGCCAAAACCATAGCAAAAAGCATCCAAGGAAAAAACACAAACCAAAAACCAACAATCCAAGAATTCACCTAA
- a CDS encoding FkbM family methyltransferase yields the protein MNSYFHSIADAFAEHVYTDRATFLCRKVFVLSGLKPVTNKFLSIYYDDGACFQIMNEEIIFHSPNVEEFTILRGLKSDKPVLRDMAESLDENKVFYDVGANIGLYTCSIGSLTDCEVYSFEPHPKNADKLKQNAERNDISFTLMEKAASDKEGTERISIEKDVTGEGQVNLTNSEEGTKIKSCRLDNLVNKEVIPSPDVIKIDVEGAELKVLKGMENIDKKELPEAIYCEIHPTVERYGATTDQVEQKLREMDYKLETLDKLFGNRRMVKAEKK from the coding sequence ATGAATAGTTATTTCCACTCAATTGCTGATGCTTTTGCAGAACATGTCTATACTGACAGGGCTACTTTTCTTTGCAGGAAGGTCTTTGTTCTTTCAGGTCTGAAACCAGTGACGAATAAATTTCTCAGCATCTATTATGATGATGGAGCCTGTTTTCAGATAATGAATGAGGAAATAATTTTTCACTCTCCTAACGTTGAGGAGTTCACGATATTAAGAGGCTTAAAATCTGATAAGCCTGTGCTGAGAGATATGGCCGAATCTTTAGATGAAAATAAAGTCTTCTACGATGTAGGAGCAAATATAGGGCTTTATACATGCTCCATAGGGAGTTTAACAGATTGCGAAGTCTATTCTTTTGAGCCACATCCTAAAAACGCTGATAAGTTGAAACAGAATGCGGAGAGAAATGATATTTCATTTACTTTGATGGAGAAAGCTGCCTCCGATAAAGAAGGCACAGAAAGAATCAGTATTGAGAAAGATGTTACAGGAGAAGGCCAAGTAAATCTGACAAACTCTGAAGAAGGAACTAAAATAAAATCATGCAGGTTAGATAATTTGGTAAACAAAGAAGTAATTCCGTCTCCTGATGTCATAAAGATAGATGTTGAAGGAGCAGAACTCAAAGTCCTAAAAGGAATGGAAAACATAGACAAAAAGGAGTTGCCAGAAGCAATCTACTGCGAGATACATCCAACAGTAGAAAGATACGGAGCCACAACAGATCAGGTAGAACAAAAACTTCGGGAAATGGACTACAAGCTGGAAACACTGGACAAGCTCTTTGGAAACCGCAGAATGGTAAAAGCAGAGAAGAAATAA
- a CDS encoding winged helix-turn-helix domain-containing protein, which yields MPIDMETFRKADAENQIKGFLHENPSRFTDIVENVEVSKSTVSKYLKQFREIDLVKKRDDNKYELLSDLTGDEERILEAIVEHGCGDEEELSQVLELSVNLRTKLKKLAELGYLGGSPEAFAIEDKTLSLLNRTITGEELDNQLVAHTTKGDGFSSYEVSFDPILNSPKDFLSFFPEVESDVEICEHCGLPLNPDYIRKITYTDPENPEEDPKEEVKEETEQLIKQLYGPVGSIYQMFRTYYSEGEGVTEKHYTTYKKDGQSYHPHCRKVIEQL from the coding sequence ATGCCAATTGACATGGAAACATTCCGAAAAGCAGATGCCGAAAATCAGATCAAAGGCTTCCTGCATGAGAACCCATCTAGATTCACTGATATCGTCGAAAATGTAGAGGTCTCAAAATCCACAGTATCAAAGTACCTGAAGCAGTTCAGAGAAATAGACCTAGTGAAAAAGCGGGATGATAACAAGTACGAACTGTTGAGTGATCTAACTGGAGACGAAGAAAGAATATTAGAAGCAATAGTTGAGCACGGATGTGGTGACGAAGAAGAATTGAGCCAGGTACTAGAACTCAGCGTAAACCTGAGAACGAAGCTGAAGAAACTGGCAGAACTTGGGTATTTAGGAGGCAGTCCGGAAGCATTTGCTATAGAAGACAAGACACTAAGCCTATTAAACAGGACAATTACAGGAGAAGAACTGGACAACCAGCTAGTAGCTCACACCACCAAAGGGGATGGTTTCTCCAGCTACGAAGTCAGCTTTGATCCGATACTCAACTCCCCAAAAGACTTTCTCTCATTCTTCCCAGAAGTTGAAAGCGATGTAGAAATATGCGAACACTGTGGCTTACCTCTCAACCCAGATTACATCAGAAAAATTACCTATACTGATCCGGAGAACCCTGAAGAAGATCCAAAAGAAGAAGTAAAGGAAGAAACAGAACAATTGATTAAACAACTCTACGGCCCTGTGGGTTCAATCTACCAAATGTTCAGAACCTATTACTCTGAAGGCGAAGGTGTTACGGAAAAACACTATACAACCTACAAGAAGGATGGGCAAAGCTACCATCCACACTGTCGAAAGGTGATTGAACAGCTCTAA
- a CDS encoding DUF305 domain-containing protein, with protein sequence MTAVSHEKIKNKLKPNSKIATASIILVLTTLITLTALNTQENQDDQGFNRADLMFMNMMIVHHNQAIEMAEMAENRTENENILELSNNISKAQREENRQMTKWMQNQGFEPGNHHRMAGMASEQQMQQLRENNGTEFNHLFAKLMIEHHQGGIAMAEQFHQTGKNTELKQMQQQMIDAQTEEIKKMRKWQREDQL encoded by the coding sequence ATGACTGCTGTCTCACACGAAAAAATCAAAAACAAGCTCAAACCCAACTCAAAGATAGCCACAGCATCAATAATACTGGTCCTAACAACCCTAATAACCCTGACAGCTCTAAACACCCAAGAAAACCAGGACGACCAAGGATTCAACCGCGCAGACCTCATGTTCATGAACATGATGATAGTCCATCACAACCAAGCGATCGAGATGGCGGAAATGGCTGAAAACAGGACAGAAAACGAAAATATCCTGGAACTTTCAAATAATATATCCAAAGCACAAAGAGAAGAAAATAGGCAGATGACTAAGTGGATGCAAAACCAAGGATTCGAACCAGGAAACCATCACAGAATGGCAGGAATGGCATCCGAACAACAAATGCAGCAACTGCGTGAAAACAACGGCACAGAATTCAACCATCTTTTCGCAAAACTGATGATTGAACACCATCAAGGAGGAATCGCAATGGCAGAACAGTTCCATCAAACCGGCAAAAACACAGAACTCAAACAGATGCAGCAACAGATGATCGACGCACAGACAGAAGAGATAAAGAAAATGAGGAAATGGCAGAGGGAAGACCAGCTATGA
- a CDS encoding copper-translocating P-type ATPase — protein MEHNEDTDHDHDSGHGHKHHEKMFKKKFFISTILSLPVLYFSTFVSGLLGYTPIQFTGSNLIVPIFSIIIFGYGGLPFLKMAKSEAEDRQPGMMMLISLAITVAFTYSMAALFLDTQSSFFWELVTLIDIMLLGHWIEMRSVRQASGALDELAQLMPDTAEKILENGTTEEVKVSQLENGDKVLIRPGASIPADGEVIEGESDVNESMITGESAPVSKKAGDEVIGGTVNKQGSLRIEITATGDETALSGIMKLVEEAQESQSKTQMLADKAAGWLFYIALGSGILTSIAWTIAVGFDVTVIERVVTVLVIACPHALGLAVPLVVAINTSMAAKNGILVRDRVAMEQARTLDTVIFDKTGTLTEGEMGVADIKTAEISEDDALKYMAAVESDSEHTIAQAIRNSAEQKELEVPEASGFEAIKGKGVKAKVKGETVHVGGPNLAKAENFKIPEALKKFADKAAENAETAIYLFRDGEAVAAVGLADVIREESREAIEKLHNMGIEVAMLTGDSEEVAEAVANELGIDTFFAQVLPEDKDQKVQQLQDQDKKVAMVGDGVNDAPALTRADVGIAIGSGTDVAVESADIILVQNNPLDIVKLFNLSNASYSKMKQNLFWATGYNALAIPLAAGVLAPIGIMLSPAVGAVVMSLSTVIVAVNAQLLKKKQI, from the coding sequence ATGGAACACAATGAAGACACAGACCACGACCATGACTCAGGACACGGACACAAACACCACGAAAAAATGTTCAAAAAGAAGTTCTTCATCTCAACAATACTATCGCTACCCGTCCTCTACTTCTCAACATTCGTATCCGGACTACTCGGATACACACCAATCCAGTTCACAGGCAGCAACCTAATCGTACCCATCTTCTCAATCATAATCTTCGGCTACGGAGGACTACCATTCCTCAAAATGGCTAAATCCGAGGCAGAAGACAGACAGCCCGGAATGATGATGCTGATCTCCCTCGCCATAACAGTAGCGTTCACCTACAGCATGGCAGCACTCTTCCTAGATACACAGTCCAGCTTCTTCTGGGAATTAGTAACACTGATTGACATCATGCTTCTCGGACACTGGATAGAGATGCGTTCAGTAAGGCAAGCATCAGGAGCACTGGACGAACTAGCACAACTAATGCCGGACACAGCAGAAAAAATACTTGAAAACGGAACAACAGAAGAAGTCAAAGTATCACAACTGGAAAACGGAGACAAAGTACTAATAAGACCTGGAGCATCAATACCTGCCGACGGAGAAGTAATAGAAGGAGAATCAGATGTCAACGAGTCCATGATAACAGGAGAATCCGCACCAGTCTCCAAAAAAGCAGGCGATGAAGTAATAGGAGGAACAGTAAACAAACAAGGCAGCCTAAGAATAGAAATAACAGCCACAGGAGACGAAACAGCACTCTCAGGTATAATGAAGCTTGTGGAAGAGGCACAGGAAAGCCAGTCAAAGACCCAGATGCTGGCTGATAAAGCAGCAGGATGGCTATTCTACATCGCGCTAGGCTCAGGAATACTAACCTCGATCGCCTGGACCATAGCAGTAGGCTTCGATGTCACAGTAATCGAAAGAGTAGTCACAGTCCTAGTCATAGCCTGCCCACACGCACTAGGACTAGCAGTACCACTAGTAGTAGCCATAAACACATCGATGGCCGCAAAGAACGGGATACTGGTCCGCGACAGAGTAGCAATGGAACAAGCAAGAACACTCGACACAGTAATCTTCGACAAGACAGGAACACTCACAGAAGGAGAAATGGGCGTAGCAGACATAAAAACCGCAGAAATCTCCGAAGACGATGCACTGAAATATATGGCAGCAGTTGAATCAGACTCCGAACACACAATCGCTCAAGCAATCAGAAACTCCGCAGAACAGAAAGAACTCGAAGTACCTGAAGCATCAGGCTTCGAAGCAATCAAAGGAAAAGGAGTCAAAGCAAAAGTAAAAGGAGAAACAGTCCATGTCGGAGGACCAAACCTAGCAAAAGCAGAAAACTTTAAAATTCCAGAAGCACTCAAAAAGTTTGCAGACAAAGCAGCAGAAAACGCTGAAACAGCAATCTACCTTTTCAGAGATGGAGAAGCTGTTGCAGCAGTAGGGCTCGCAGATGTGATCAGAGAGGAAAGCAGGGAAGCAATAGAGAAACTTCACAACATGGGAATCGAGGTTGCGATGCTTACAGGCGACTCGGAAGAGGTAGCAGAGGCAGTTGCAAACGAACTCGGTATAGATACTTTCTTTGCACAAGTACTGCCGGAAGATAAAGACCAGAAAGTCCAACAACTCCAAGACCAGGACAAGAAGGTGGCAATGGTAGGTGACGGAGTGAACGATGCTCCGGCACTGACAAGGGCAGATGTCGGAATAGCGATCGGATCAGGAACAGATGTGGCCGTAGAATCCGCAGACATCATACTCGTACAGAACAACCCGCTGGACATCGTCAAGTTATTCAACTTGAGTAATGCCAGTTACAGCAAGATGAAGCAGAACCTGTTCTGGGCAACAGGATACAACGCATTAGCCATCCCACTAGCAGCAGGAGTCCTCGCACCGATCGGAATAATGCTTTCACCGGCAGTAGGAGCAGTAGTGATGTCTCTCAGCACGGTAATTGTAGCAGTGAATGCCCAACTACTGAAGAAAAAACAGATATAA
- a CDS encoding PepSY domain-containing protein: MKFSGKLLVVAAVLSLVVAAPAAAQNESDADFDEPEDDSDIDEEDEESEEDESESEEDKSRDEDEDSTELNLTQSEAEEIARSALSDRNWSLEDSSVEEEGYYEFEFVSGESEAEIQVDGSSGEVLRQSEDIEEDEEMENEEKPVQNLEEARERISELEETVKELKKEIRELEGEEKDLPEEASDRAREARNSNNSEGSESEREVEVQKNGTEVEIEQETEDGEAETEVEVERNGTETEVETKGPAENSNRPGFVSDMLNSIFG, translated from the coding sequence ATGAAATTTTCAGGTAAGTTGCTGGTGGTTGCGGCTGTACTATCTTTGGTGGTTGCGGCGCCTGCAGCAGCACAGAATGAATCGGACGCAGATTTTGACGAACCAGAAGATGACTCAGATATAGATGAAGAGGATGAAGAGAGTGAGGAAGATGAGTCGGAATCTGAGGAAGACAAATCCAGAGATGAAGATGAGGACTCGACAGAGTTAAATTTAACTCAGAGTGAAGCTGAGGAGATAGCTCGTTCGGCTCTTTCAGATAGAAACTGGAGCTTAGAAGATTCAAGCGTTGAGGAAGAAGGCTACTACGAGTTCGAATTTGTCTCAGGTGAAAGCGAGGCAGAAATACAAGTAGATGGCTCCTCAGGAGAAGTTCTCAGGCAAAGTGAAGATATTGAAGAAGATGAAGAAATGGAAAATGAAGAAAAGCCTGTTCAGAACTTGGAAGAAGCAAGAGAAAGAATCTCCGAGCTTGAAGAAACAGTGAAAGAACTTAAGAAAGAGATCAGAGAGCTAGAAGGAGAAGAAAAAGATCTTCCGGAAGAAGCAAGCGACAGAGCAAGAGAGGCAAGAAACTCCAACAACTCTGAAGGTTCAGAGTCGGAGAGAGAAGTTGAAGTACAGAAAAACGGAACTGAGGTCGAGATCGAACAGGAAACAGAGGATGGAGAGGCAGAGACCGAGGTAGAAGTTGAGAGAAATGGTACGGAAACGGAAGTAGAAACAAAAGGTCCAGCAGAGAACTCTAATCGCCCAGGATTCGTCTCAGACATGCTTAACAGCATCTTTGGATAA